The following coding sequences are from one Geothrix sp. window:
- a CDS encoding EAL domain-containing protein gives MPKGILESMLKGEGVIEPHVQPMYRLNDNRLMAHEYLARHLDEAGVAHPVGPLLQDPSLRLEDRLVLDLRFLESTFQTLARTGDDSHLHFVNLEPVSLEAPGFWDCLPRWMEALPFDPGCVVMEFTESQGVHDLQVLQGYANRLRDLGLRVAVDDLGAGVASLTHMARLAPDFIKADRSLVEQVHRRPYQAALLNALSHFAQRMRIGFIAEGIETLEELQAVMDADVPWGQGYILGQPWPTRPRPIIAPSAASGS, from the coding sequence ATGCCGAAGGGCATCCTGGAAAGCATGCTGAAGGGCGAAGGCGTCATCGAGCCCCACGTACAGCCCATGTACCGCCTCAACGACAACCGCCTCATGGCGCATGAATACCTCGCCCGGCATCTGGATGAGGCGGGCGTCGCCCATCCGGTGGGGCCCCTCCTGCAGGATCCCTCGCTGCGCCTGGAGGATCGCCTCGTCCTCGACCTGCGCTTCCTCGAGTCCACCTTCCAGACCCTGGCCCGCACCGGCGACGACAGCCACCTGCACTTCGTGAACCTGGAGCCCGTCAGCCTCGAAGCGCCGGGCTTCTGGGACTGCCTGCCGCGCTGGATGGAGGCCCTGCCCTTCGACCCCGGCTGCGTGGTGATGGAGTTCACTGAATCCCAGGGCGTGCACGACCTCCAGGTCCTGCAGGGCTACGCCAACCGGCTGCGCGACCTCGGCCTGCGGGTGGCGGTGGACGACCTGGGTGCGGGCGTTGCCAGCCTCACGCACATGGCGCGGCTGGCCCCGGACTTCATCAAGGCGGATCGCAGCCTGGTGGAGCAGGTCCATCGCCGCCCCTACCAGGCAGCCCTGCTGAATGCGCTCTCCCACTTCGCCCAGCGCATGCGCATCGGGTTCATCGCCGAGGGCATCGAGACGCTGGAGGAGTTGCAGGCCGTCATGGATGCGGACGTGCCCTGGGGGCAGGGCTACATCCTGGGCCAGCCCTGGCCCACGCGGCCCCGGCCGATCATCGCCCCTAGCGCAGCTTCAGGGAGCTGA
- the mraY gene encoding phospho-N-acetylmuramoyl-pentapeptide-transferase — MLPWLLYPFRDVVPGFSVFRYVTFRTAMAAATAMVLSLLLGPWVIRTLTALKMGQHIRDVGPENHQKKAGTPTMGGILILLVITVSTLLWCDLKSGAIWVVLIALLGFGVVGAFDDAQKLLKKQNLGLSSWQKMALLTAISLLVAWLILHFGLRGAATSKLSVPFFKNFRPDVGMFLIPWIWLVMVGTSNAVNLTDGLDGLAIGGTLIVSLTYAILAYVVGHAKIAGYLVVPYVPGGAELSVFMGAMAGACLGFLWFNAHPAEVFMGDTGSLGLGGALGTVAVVIKQEVLLVIAGGLFVLEAVSVILQVGSFKLRGGKRIFRMAPFHHHLELGGLQETKVVIRMWITAIVCSILALSSLKLR; from the coding sequence ATGCTGCCTTGGCTCCTCTATCCCTTCCGCGACGTGGTGCCGGGCTTCTCGGTCTTCCGCTACGTCACCTTCCGCACGGCCATGGCCGCGGCCACGGCCATGGTGCTGAGCCTGCTGCTGGGCCCCTGGGTGATCCGCACGCTGACGGCCCTGAAGATGGGCCAGCACATCCGTGACGTGGGCCCCGAGAACCACCAGAAGAAGGCCGGGACGCCCACCATGGGCGGCATCCTGATCCTGCTGGTGATCACGGTCTCGACCCTGCTCTGGTGCGACCTCAAGAGCGGCGCCATCTGGGTGGTGCTGATCGCCCTGCTGGGCTTTGGCGTCGTGGGCGCCTTCGACGACGCGCAGAAGCTCCTCAAGAAGCAGAACCTGGGTCTCAGCAGCTGGCAGAAGATGGCGCTGCTGACGGCCATCTCCCTGCTGGTGGCCTGGCTCATCCTGCACTTCGGCCTGCGGGGCGCGGCCACCAGCAAGCTCTCGGTGCCCTTCTTCAAGAACTTCCGGCCCGACGTCGGGATGTTCCTCATCCCCTGGATCTGGTTGGTGATGGTGGGCACCAGCAACGCGGTGAACCTCACGGACGGTCTGGACGGGCTCGCCATCGGCGGCACGCTGATCGTGTCGCTCACCTACGCCATCCTGGCCTACGTGGTGGGCCACGCGAAGATTGCGGGCTACCTGGTGGTGCCCTACGTCCCCGGCGGCGCGGAGCTCTCGGTGTTCATGGGGGCCATGGCGGGGGCCTGCCTGGGCTTCCTGTGGTTCAACGCCCATCCGGCCGAGGTCTTCATGGGCGACACAGGCTCCCTGGGGTTGGGCGGCGCGCTGGGCACGGTGGCCGTGGTCATCAAGCAGGAGGTGCTGCTGGTCATCGCAGGCGGGCTCTTCGTGCTGGAGGCGGTCAGCGTGATCCTGCAGGTGGGCAGCTTCAAGCTGCGCGGGGGGAAGCGCATCTTCCGCATGGCGCCCTTCCACCACCACCTCGAGCTGGGCGGGCTGCAGGAGACAAAGGTCGTCATCCGCATGTGGATCACCGCCATCGTCTGCTCGATCCTGGCGCTCAGCTCCCTGAAGCTGCGCTAG
- a CDS encoding UDP-N-acetylmuramoyl-tripeptide--D-alanyl-D-alanine ligase encodes MSLWSLFQAASQVGGEILGDGSVVPSSLSLDTRTLQPGTCFVALRAERDGHDFAAQAVEKGAAALLVDHPLPADCPQLVVPDTLVALQTWGQARLAAVRPKQVCGITGSVGKTSTKELLAAALGAWKTPGNRNNTLGLPEALATLPEGLASAVLELGMSTPGEIRQLTGIAPLDAGLITLVGTAHIENFPKGQQGIAEAKGELVAGLNRGGLWVHLASDPWCRWIAAQPWAQHAEALAVGEGEAFGWEGVESLGAAGGAFRLRTPDGSIPIRLQLPGEHQIRNAALATTLAIRLGHDAEKVAEGLGRVTPEPGRGRLHALAGGGCLLDETYNASSDSILACARALLQLPGGEAVAVLGSMRELGPDAPKIHQETGRALRDLGITGLWAYGDHAGDYAGGFGAGARAFPDFESLRDAAAGLSAIPSGARILVKGSRFWRAERAVDWLLAH; translated from the coding sequence GTGAGCCTCTGGTCCCTCTTCCAGGCGGCCTCCCAGGTGGGCGGGGAGATTCTCGGCGATGGCTCCGTGGTGCCGTCATCCCTCTCCCTCGATACGCGGACCCTCCAGCCCGGCACCTGCTTCGTGGCCCTCCGCGCCGAGCGGGATGGCCACGACTTCGCCGCCCAGGCCGTGGAGAAGGGCGCAGCCGCCCTCCTGGTCGATCATCCCCTGCCCGCCGACTGCCCCCAGCTGGTGGTCCCCGATACCTTGGTGGCCCTCCAGACATGGGGCCAGGCACGGTTGGCGGCGGTGCGTCCGAAGCAGGTCTGTGGTATCACGGGCAGCGTCGGCAAGACCAGCACGAAGGAGCTGCTCGCCGCGGCCCTGGGGGCCTGGAAGACCCCGGGCAACCGCAACAACACCCTGGGCCTGCCCGAGGCCCTGGCCACGCTCCCGGAGGGGCTGGCTTCGGCGGTGCTCGAGCTGGGCATGAGCACGCCCGGCGAAATCCGGCAGCTCACCGGGATCGCGCCGCTGGACGCGGGCCTCATCACCCTGGTGGGCACCGCCCACATCGAGAATTTCCCCAAGGGCCAGCAGGGCATCGCCGAGGCCAAGGGCGAGCTGGTGGCGGGCCTGAACCGCGGCGGGCTCTGGGTGCACCTGGCCTCGGACCCCTGGTGCCGCTGGATCGCCGCCCAGCCCTGGGCCCAGCATGCCGAGGCCCTGGCCGTGGGCGAGGGCGAAGCCTTCGGCTGGGAAGGCGTGGAATCCCTCGGTGCCGCGGGCGGGGCCTTCCGGCTTCGCACCCCGGACGGCAGCATCCCCATCCGCCTGCAGCTGCCCGGCGAGCACCAGATCCGGAACGCGGCCCTGGCCACCACCTTGGCCATCCGGCTCGGACACGACGCGGAGAAGGTGGCTGAGGGCCTTGGCAGGGTCACTCCGGAGCCCGGCCGGGGGCGTCTCCACGCTCTGGCCGGAGGCGGCTGCCTGCTGGATGAGACCTACAACGCCAGCTCCGATTCCATCCTGGCCTGCGCCCGTGCCTTGCTGCAGCTGCCGGGCGGAGAGGCCGTGGCGGTGCTGGGTTCCATGCGGGAGCTGGGGCCCGACGCCCCGAAGATCCACCAGGAGACCGGTAGGGCGCTCCGGGACCTGGGCATCACGGGCCTGTGGGCCTACGGGGACCACGCCGGCGACTACGCCGGGGGGTTCGGTGCCGGAGCCCGGGCCTTCCCGGATTTCGAGTCCCTGCGCGATGCCGCAGCGGGACTCTCCGCAATTCCCTCCGGAGCCCGTATCCTGGTGAAGGGCAGCCGGTTCTGGCGCGCGGAACGCGCCGTGGACTGGCTCCTCGCCCACTGA
- a CDS encoding L-threonylcarbamoyladenylate synthase, whose protein sequence is MTRILQVAGPDDPAIREAASLLCAGGLVAFPTETVYGLGADGLDPEAVARIYAAKGRPATNPVILHVDGLASARALTSRWPVEATALAERFWPGPLTLVLPASEQVPAIVRAGGPTVALRCPAHPVAQALIKAVGRPLAAPSANRSQHLSPTLAEHVASSLGEAVDLILDGGPTEAGLESTILDLSGARPRILRPGPVAPAELAALLGAVDLWKGAVKLGETQAAPGMAERHYAPRARLELVVPGSGLPANSARTAYVAFGQLPPLPDSIRGILLPLDAEAVGTRLFALLHELDDAGFECVVMERPPEDEAWMAVRDRLRRASAKESV, encoded by the coding sequence GTGACGCGCATCCTCCAGGTCGCTGGGCCGGACGATCCGGCCATCCGCGAAGCGGCCTCCTTGCTGTGTGCGGGCGGCCTCGTGGCCTTCCCCACGGAGACGGTCTACGGGCTGGGCGCCGACGGTCTGGATCCCGAGGCCGTGGCCCGCATCTACGCCGCCAAGGGGCGGCCGGCGACGAATCCCGTGATCCTGCACGTGGACGGCCTTGCGTCTGCGAGGGCCCTCACCTCGCGCTGGCCGGTCGAAGCCACGGCCCTGGCCGAGCGGTTCTGGCCCGGTCCCCTGACCCTGGTCCTGCCGGCCTCGGAGCAGGTACCCGCCATCGTGCGCGCCGGGGGACCCACCGTGGCCCTGCGCTGTCCGGCCCATCCCGTCGCCCAGGCGCTGATCAAGGCCGTGGGCCGGCCCCTGGCGGCCCCCAGCGCCAACCGCAGCCAGCACCTGTCGCCCACCCTCGCCGAACATGTGGCCTCCAGCCTGGGCGAGGCGGTGGACCTGATCCTCGATGGCGGGCCCACGGAGGCCGGCCTGGAGTCCACCATCCTCGACCTGAGCGGGGCACGGCCGCGCATCCTCCGTCCGGGCCCCGTCGCCCCCGCGGAGCTGGCTGCGCTCCTGGGTGCCGTGGACCTGTGGAAGGGCGCCGTGAAGCTGGGGGAGACCCAGGCCGCGCCCGGCATGGCCGAGCGCCACTACGCCCCCAGGGCGCGGCTCGAGCTGGTGGTGCCTGGCAGCGGCCTGCCTGCGAATTCCGCACGGACCGCCTACGTGGCCTTCGGTCAGCTTCCGCCCCTGCCGGATTCCATCCGGGGCATTCTCCTTCCGCTCGATGCGGAGGCCGTGGGCACGCGGCTGTTCGCGCTGCTCCACGAGCTGGACGATGCGGGCTTCGAGTGCGTGGTCATGGAGCGGCCCCCCGAGGATGAGGCCTGGATGGCCGTCCGGGACCGTCTGCGCCGCGCCTCGGCGAAGGAGTCGGTGTGA
- a CDS encoding UDP-N-acetylmuramoyl-L-alanyl-D-glutamate--2,6-diaminopimelate ligase → MKLDALIDGIAVRRSGPDVEVLDLTSDSREVQPGWAFLALQGEKADGAAFVPQALAQGAVAVISNSGVDMPEQVAACTFLADPRLRMAEMARRLHGTPDEHLALIGVTGTNGKTTTTTLIRQLLRGAGIGCGLVGTVLNAAGDLEEEAVRTTPESPAFYRWLRRSVDAGDAASAVEVSSHALCLGRVHGALFKVGLFTNLTQDHLDYHGTLEAYFEAKLRLRDQSGRFLVNADDSYGRRLLEGGRCWSYAIDHEADYRATELVLGPTGTRFRLRGLQGDFVVESPLLGRFNAYNLLAALAACAEAGFDLNRLVPAVPKVTGAPGRIERVDCGQPFGVMVDYAHTPDALEKLLAEGRRLLPPGARLHVLFGCGGDRDRAKRPLMAAAVAAGADVLWHTSDNPRTEDPERILDDAAPGIPEAIRGDATRYHRNADRRESVRQALADCRPGDLLLLAGKGHEPYQEIHGVKHPYSDRAAVEAVLGGLP, encoded by the coding sequence ATGAAGCTCGACGCACTCATCGATGGGATCGCCGTCCGGCGCTCCGGGCCCGACGTCGAGGTGCTGGACCTCACCAGCGACAGCCGCGAAGTCCAGCCCGGCTGGGCCTTCCTCGCCCTGCAGGGCGAGAAGGCCGATGGCGCCGCTTTTGTGCCCCAGGCCCTGGCCCAAGGTGCTGTCGCAGTCATTTCCAACTCGGGCGTGGATATGCCAGAGCAGGTAGCGGCCTGCACCTTCCTGGCGGATCCAAGGCTGCGCATGGCCGAGATGGCCCGGCGCCTGCATGGCACGCCGGACGAGCACCTGGCCCTCATCGGCGTCACCGGCACCAACGGCAAGACCACCACCACCACGCTCATCCGCCAGCTGCTGCGGGGCGCGGGCATCGGCTGCGGGCTGGTCGGCACCGTGCTGAACGCGGCCGGCGACCTCGAGGAGGAGGCCGTCCGCACCACGCCGGAAAGCCCCGCCTTCTACCGCTGGCTGCGGCGCAGCGTGGATGCAGGCGACGCCGCCTCCGCCGTGGAGGTCAGCAGCCACGCCCTCTGCCTGGGGCGGGTCCACGGCGCGCTGTTCAAGGTGGGGCTCTTCACGAACCTCACCCAGGACCACCTCGACTACCACGGCACCCTGGAGGCCTACTTCGAGGCCAAGCTGCGGCTGCGGGACCAGAGCGGCCGGTTCCTGGTGAACGCGGATGATTCCTATGGCCGCCGCCTGCTCGAAGGGGGCCGGTGCTGGAGCTACGCCATCGACCACGAGGCGGACTACCGGGCCACGGAGCTGGTGCTGGGCCCCACGGGCACGCGGTTCCGCCTGCGGGGCCTCCAGGGTGACTTCGTGGTGGAGAGCCCCCTGCTGGGCCGCTTCAACGCCTACAACCTGCTGGCGGCCCTGGCCGCCTGCGCGGAGGCGGGCTTCGACCTCAACCGCCTGGTGCCCGCCGTGCCCAAGGTCACCGGCGCCCCGGGGCGCATCGAGCGCGTGGACTGCGGCCAGCCCTTCGGCGTGATGGTGGACTACGCCCACACGCCGGATGCGCTGGAGAAGCTGCTGGCCGAGGGCCGGCGCCTGCTTCCGCCCGGCGCCCGCCTGCACGTGCTCTTCGGCTGCGGCGGCGACCGCGACCGCGCCAAGCGTCCCCTCATGGCCGCGGCCGTGGCCGCGGGCGCCGACGTGCTGTGGCACACCAGCGACAACCCCCGCACCGAGGACCCCGAGCGCATCCTCGACGACGCCGCGCCGGGCATTCCCGAAGCCATCCGCGGCGATGCCACCCGCTACCACCGCAACGCTGATCGCCGCGAGTCCGTGCGCCAGGCCCTGGCGGACTGCCGTCCCGGCGACCTGCTGCTGCTGGCCGGCAAGGGCCACGAGCCCTACCAGGAGATCCATGGCGTCAAGCATCCCTACAGCGATCGCGCTGCCGTGGAAGCTGTGCTTGGGGGTCTCCCGTGA
- a CDS encoding penicillin-binding transpeptidase domain-containing protein produces MSLRFATEPHASRRLLGRQDPQDLLSRRMPWIMGGMAFWGLLILLRLLWLQGVEHKRYRAKAEQQHTTVVPVPPIRGELRDRRGEPLAISIKVESLFADPRVFYPEYKPGKGDERQWGNPDRKAAAEVAAKLAPILEQTMGQVLDKLLRKKTFVYLERHLPPLKVAAIRALELDGIEFQPESRRFYPRGSLAAQIIGFTNIDGVGQLGIEQNKDKELAGLKGELIAPRDAHGKLLILQENYSQIPVNGASLQLSIDASIQHIVEDALEEGMRISRPRTAYAVVVDPQTGEILAMAGTPTFDPNHILPKKFRNRGESELSAGEREELRRELERQKAARKVHPVEDVYEPGSTMKIFTAAIALEERKVRLGERIDCLGGRWLYSPKVPPITDTHHHGVLTFEEILWQSSNIGAAKMGIRLDPAVHYQYLRKFGFGDATGLNFPGESQGRMIAPDRWSVPTQYTFSYGYGLSTTPLQILMAGCALANGGKLMQPILVQRIYNDKGMLMKEVKPTVRAQVLSEETANLMKETLKGVLTQGTGKRAKLDNGVEAFGKTGTSRKLIDGKYDPKRHFASFMGFFPADKPQFGVLVMLDDPAGDTTGGDVAAPLFKRIGDGILRFRETSPDPDREADLKLSLRDWPVSETDEAAVHVERGRVPDLKGLSLKAAIHRVVLVGGNPRVETTPGSTATRVLGQSPEPGAVLEPGAVVKIKAGMP; encoded by the coding sequence GTGTCCCTCCGCTTCGCCACTGAACCCCATGCCTCCCGGCGCCTGCTGGGCCGGCAGGATCCCCAGGACCTGCTGAGCCGCCGCATGCCCTGGATCATGGGCGGCATGGCCTTCTGGGGCCTGCTGATCCTCCTCCGCCTGCTCTGGCTGCAGGGGGTGGAGCACAAGCGCTACCGGGCCAAGGCCGAGCAGCAGCACACGACCGTGGTGCCCGTGCCCCCCATCCGCGGCGAGCTGCGGGACCGCCGCGGCGAGCCGCTGGCCATCTCGATCAAGGTGGAGAGCCTCTTCGCCGATCCCCGCGTGTTCTATCCGGAGTACAAGCCGGGCAAGGGCGACGAGCGCCAGTGGGGCAATCCCGACCGCAAGGCGGCAGCCGAGGTGGCCGCGAAACTCGCCCCCATCCTCGAGCAGACCATGGGGCAGGTGCTGGACAAGCTCCTGCGGAAGAAGACCTTCGTCTACCTGGAGCGGCACCTCCCCCCCCTGAAGGTGGCCGCGATCCGCGCCCTGGAGCTGGACGGCATCGAGTTCCAGCCCGAGAGCCGGCGCTTCTATCCGCGGGGCAGCCTCGCGGCCCAGATCATCGGCTTCACGAACATCGACGGGGTCGGGCAGCTGGGCATCGAGCAGAACAAGGACAAGGAGTTGGCGGGCCTGAAGGGGGAGCTCATCGCCCCCCGGGATGCCCACGGCAAGCTGCTCATCCTCCAGGAGAACTACAGCCAGATCCCCGTGAACGGGGCCTCCCTCCAGCTCAGCATCGATGCCTCCATCCAGCACATCGTCGAGGATGCGCTGGAGGAGGGCATGCGGATCTCGCGGCCGCGCACGGCCTACGCGGTGGTCGTGGACCCCCAGACGGGCGAGATCCTGGCCATGGCCGGCACGCCCACTTTCGACCCCAACCACATCCTGCCCAAGAAGTTCCGGAACCGCGGCGAGTCGGAGCTCTCGGCTGGCGAGCGTGAGGAGCTGCGGCGCGAACTGGAGCGGCAGAAGGCGGCCCGCAAGGTGCATCCCGTCGAGGATGTCTACGAGCCTGGCTCCACCATGAAGATCTTCACCGCCGCCATCGCGCTGGAGGAGCGCAAGGTCCGGCTGGGCGAGCGCATCGACTGCCTGGGCGGGCGGTGGCTCTACAGCCCCAAGGTGCCCCCGATCACGGATACTCACCACCATGGCGTGCTCACCTTCGAGGAGATCCTCTGGCAGAGCTCCAACATCGGCGCCGCCAAGATGGGCATCCGCCTGGATCCCGCGGTCCACTACCAGTACCTGCGGAAGTTCGGCTTCGGCGATGCCACGGGCCTCAACTTCCCGGGCGAGAGCCAGGGCCGCATGATCGCGCCGGACCGGTGGAGCGTGCCCACCCAGTACACCTTCTCCTACGGCTACGGGCTCAGCACCACGCCCCTGCAGATCCTCATGGCGGGCTGCGCCTTGGCCAATGGCGGCAAGCTCATGCAGCCCATCCTCGTGCAGCGCATCTACAACGACAAGGGCATGCTGATGAAGGAGGTCAAGCCCACGGTGCGGGCCCAGGTGCTCAGCGAGGAGACCGCGAACCTCATGAAGGAGACGCTCAAGGGCGTGCTGACCCAGGGCACGGGCAAGCGGGCCAAGCTCGACAACGGCGTGGAGGCCTTCGGCAAGACCGGCACCAGCCGCAAGCTCATCGACGGCAAGTACGACCCCAAGCGCCACTTCGCCTCCTTCATGGGCTTCTTCCCGGCGGACAAGCCGCAGTTCGGCGTGCTGGTGATGCTGGATGATCCGGCCGGCGACACCACCGGCGGCGACGTGGCAGCGCCCCTCTTCAAGCGCATCGGCGACGGCATCCTGCGCTTCCGCGAGACTTCGCCCGATCCCGATCGCGAGGCCGACCTGAAGCTGTCGCTCCGCGACTGGCCCGTGAGCGAGACGGACGAGGCCGCCGTGCATGTCGAGCGGGGTCGCGTGCCCGACCTGAAGGGGCTCAGCCTGAAGGCGGCCATCCACCGCGTGGTGCTGGTGGGCGGCAACCCCCGGGTGGAGACCACGCCCGGTTCCACGGCCACCCGCGTGCTGGGCCAGAGCCCCGAACCGGGGGCCGTCCTCGAGCCCGGCGCCGTGGTGAAGATCAAGGCGGGGATGCCATGA
- the rsmH gene encoding 16S rRNA (cytosine(1402)-N(4))-methyltransferase RsmH, which produces MTIQPPVHVPVLLQEVLDNLILPPAARILDLTLGLGGHAEALLARADADTRYLGVDRDAEARALAARRLGSDGRLSILACAYEDLWEESHFLAWRAAQAPEGFDAILADLGVSTLQLRTPDRGFSFRDEGPLDMRMDQEHGLSARAWIAEQTDESLADAIYQYGEERASRPIARAILRALHEGRLDTTHDLARAVYTVIPREPAKRKGHSDPATRTFQAIRIAVNGELDRLAASLEAAISHLRPGGRLAVISFHSLEDRIVKQTLRRLAGIYDGPGRTAPVELPKLLKLIHAGGIAPSEAEAAENPPSRSARLRVAERLS; this is translated from the coding sequence ATGACGATCCAGCCCCCCGTCCATGTCCCCGTCCTCCTCCAGGAAGTGCTGGACAACCTCATCCTGCCCCCCGCGGCCCGCATCCTCGACCTCACGCTGGGACTGGGCGGCCACGCCGAGGCCCTGCTGGCCCGGGCCGATGCCGACACGCGCTACCTCGGCGTGGATCGCGATGCCGAGGCCCGCGCTCTGGCCGCCCGGCGGCTGGGTTCGGACGGGCGCCTGAGCATCCTGGCCTGCGCCTACGAGGACCTCTGGGAGGAATCCCACTTCCTGGCCTGGCGCGCCGCGCAGGCTCCCGAAGGCTTCGACGCCATCCTGGCGGATCTCGGCGTCTCCACCCTGCAGCTGCGCACCCCGGACCGGGGCTTCAGCTTCCGGGACGAGGGGCCCCTCGACATGCGCATGGACCAGGAGCACGGTCTCTCGGCCCGAGCCTGGATCGCCGAGCAGACCGACGAGAGTCTGGCCGACGCCATCTACCAGTACGGCGAGGAGCGGGCCAGCCGCCCCATCGCCCGGGCCATCCTGCGGGCCCTCCACGAAGGCCGCCTGGACACCACCCACGACCTGGCCAGGGCCGTCTACACCGTGATCCCCCGCGAACCGGCCAAGCGCAAGGGCCACAGCGACCCGGCCACCCGCACCTTCCAGGCCATCCGCATCGCCGTGAACGGCGAGCTGGACCGCCTGGCCGCGTCGCTCGAGGCCGCCATCTCGCATCTGCGGCCCGGTGGCCGCCTGGCGGTCATCAGCTTCCACAGCCTGGAGGATCGCATCGTCAAGCAGACCCTGCGGCGCCTCGCCGGCATCTACGACGGCCCAGGCCGCACCGCCCCGGTCGAGCTCCCCAAGCTCCTCAAGCTCATCCATGCCGGTGGCATCGCGCCCAGCGAGGCCGAAGCCGCCGAGAATCCCCCCTCCCGCTCCGCCCGCCTGCGGGTGGCTGAACGCCTTTCCTGA
- a CDS encoding division/cell wall cluster transcriptional repressor MraZ, whose amino-acid sequence MRGNSPATVDEKGRLKLPSSFKAELESFAQGEGGQALPEGAGTLRHYLTSLDGRSARLYPMPVWEAIEARLAALPSTSPAKRKFLETTAYFGSEVEPDAQGRFVIPPILREAAQLTGEVAVLGQMDHLALWNKAGFQRRLAAEPLGADDLAQLADLGI is encoded by the coding sequence TTGCGCGGAAACTCACCGGCCACGGTGGATGAGAAGGGCCGACTGAAGCTCCCCTCCTCCTTCAAGGCCGAGCTGGAATCCTTCGCCCAGGGCGAGGGGGGCCAGGCCCTGCCTGAAGGGGCTGGCACCCTGCGGCACTACCTGACCTCCCTGGACGGCCGGTCGGCCCGTCTCTACCCCATGCCGGTCTGGGAGGCCATCGAGGCCCGTCTGGCCGCCCTGCCTTCCACCAGCCCCGCCAAGCGCAAGTTCCTGGAGACCACCGCCTACTTCGGCAGCGAGGTGGAGCCCGATGCCCAGGGCCGCTTCGTCATCCCGCCCATCCTGCGCGAAGCCGCCCAGCTGACCGGGGAAGTCGCCGTGCTGGGCCAGATGGACCACCTGGCCCTGTGGAACAAGGCCGGCTTCCAGCGCCGTCTGGCGGCGGAGCCCCTGGGCGCCGACGACCTGGCCCAGCTCGCGGACTTGGGGATCTGA
- a CDS encoding DUF3187 family protein yields MQANTFEFSDILKDQAPRDAQGRIAITREFVLAHANEYASIPVLFFFDEEIARTSLRVRLGLTDKTDVWAEFPVQSHDGGFLDGVIEGFHNLGFEQFGRDLVKRDQIALMVMSHGHLVFYSDQRIRRKSQDPTIGLQHEISSGPTWGLSAYVSLKPPLTTNYDDFRSGWDHSAGLTGRWQPRTSHVFYGGFGFIRRPGGSAAYNSMAFGSLRDAWGAHGTWEYRRWQHIRPFLQLYLQSGFLPKQPYQKLDRPSLQHDLGFHWQLRKDVVFTFRYLNNITHNENTADMGFGASLTASF; encoded by the coding sequence ATGCAGGCGAACACCTTCGAATTCTCGGACATCTTGAAGGATCAGGCGCCTCGCGATGCTCAGGGTAGGATTGCGATCACTCGGGAATTCGTGCTTGCGCACGCCAATGAGTACGCCTCGATTCCAGTCCTGTTCTTTTTCGACGAGGAAATTGCCCGCACATCCCTTCGGGTGCGGCTCGGACTCACCGACAAGACCGATGTGTGGGCCGAATTTCCCGTCCAGAGCCATGACGGCGGATTCCTGGATGGGGTCATTGAAGGATTCCATAACCTGGGGTTCGAGCAGTTCGGACGGGATCTGGTGAAGAGGGACCAGATCGCGCTGATGGTGATGAGCCATGGCCATTTGGTCTTCTACAGCGACCAGCGCATCCGCCGGAAATCGCAGGATCCGACCATCGGCCTGCAGCACGAAATTTCAAGCGGTCCAACGTGGGGGCTATCCGCCTACGTGTCCCTCAAGCCGCCCCTGACCACGAACTATGATGATTTCCGATCCGGCTGGGATCACTCCGCTGGGCTCACGGGAAGGTGGCAGCCGCGGACTTCACATGTCTTCTACGGGGGTTTCGGCTTCATCCGTCGCCCCGGCGGTTCAGCCGCCTACAACTCCATGGCCTTCGGGAGCCTCCGCGATGCCTGGGGGGCTCACGGCACCTGGGAGTACCGTCGGTGGCAGCACATTCGACCCTTCCTGCAGCTTTACCTTCAGAGCGGCTTTCTCCCGAAACAGCCCTATCAGAAGCTGGACCGGCCCAGTCTCCAGCACGACCTGGGTTTCCACTGGCAACTCAGGAAGGACGTGGTTTTCACCTTCCGCTATCTCAACAACATCACCCACAACGAGAACACCGCTGACATGGGGTTCGGGGCAAGCCTGACGGCCAGCTTCTAA